In Anaerolineae bacterium, the sequence GGGAACCTCGCGCCGTATGGCCTCCGCCACCGTGAAGCCATCTGCCACAGGCATCACCAAGTCTAGGAGAACCAGCCCCGGCCGATACTTCTGGACCGCTGCTAGTGCCCCTCTCTCGTCGTGCGCAGCGTGCACCCGCCTATCCGGGGCGACACTCTCCAGGGCCCGACGCATGAAGGCAACGAAGCTACGATCATCATCTACCACCAAGACGTCGCGCCCAGCAGGCAGTCCCCTAAGCGCTTCGGCCAACTGCTCCAAGGAGAGCGGCTTGGCGAAGGAGTGATCGAAGCGCTCGTCCTGACGCAGCCAGTGCTCGCAGGGCAGCGGCAGGCTCAAGAGTGGCACGCCCTTGGGGACCAGCGCCGAGACGCTCTGTCGCACAGGCCCAGGAGCGGCCGAGTTCACCACCACCGCATGAGGCCGTCGCTGGTGAAGCAGTACCTCCGCCTCGTCGGAGCTCGCGGACCACAGCACCTCATACCCCTCAAGGTGCCGACGGAGGTAGGCAGCGGCCAACGGGCTCTCGTCCAACACCAGGATACAGGGCAGGCGGTGCCCGCCTGGCAGACCAGCCTCGCTTCCTCGGGCAAGGCGTGACACGCTGCGAGGGCTGATGGGCAGAGCGAAGTGGAAGGTGCTGCCGCTCCCCAGTCTGCTCTCGCACCATATCCTTCCATCGTGCAGCTGAATGAGCCTCTTGGCAATGGCCAGACCCAACCCCTTGCCCTGCGTCCTGCCCCCTTCGGACAGGTTCACCTGGTAGAAGGCGTCGAAGATGTGGGGAATCTGCTCCTCTGCTATGCCGACCCCGGTGTCGCTCACCGAGACCACCACCTCTCGACCCACCACGCGAGCCGCCAGGTGGATCGTCCCCTCGTCGGTGAACCGAGCAGCATTGGTGAGAAGGTTGAGCACCACCTGGCTGATGCGCCCCTGATCCAGGTAGAGCTCCGGGAGGTCCGGTTCGATGGAGGTCGTCAGGGTCACCGGGCGCCCCTGAAGCATGGCCTTAACCGTTGTGACCGCCTCTTCGAGGACAGGCGCCAAGCTGGCCCGGGTGCGGGATATGGGCATGCTCAAGGCATCAATGCGCGCCAGGTCCAGGATGTCGTCCACCAGATCGGCCAGGTACCGGGCCGCCCGCCGGATCTCGGCCACGTCGCGGCAGAGCCTGGGAGAGTCGAAAGCGCCTGCGTAAAGCTCGGGCGAACGTGTCATCACGTCGGTGAACCCGAGGATGACACTCAGGGGGGTCCGCAACTCGTGGCTGACTGTGGCGGCGAACTGAGCCTTCAGTCGCTGCCCCTCGTCAGCTTCCCGCCGAGCAATCTCGAGCTCACGGTTGCTGCTCTGCAGCAGGTGGTTAGTGAGCTGCAGCGTCTTCACGGCCCGGTTCAGCTCTGCCTGGCGCTCCTGCACCTGTCGAGCTAGATCGCAGGCGGTGGCGGCCATCTGCCAGGCGGCCTCCAGGTGAGCGCGAAGCTCGCGGAAGCCAAGCGAGATGACGCCACCGGTGAGCATCAGAGAGAGCACCAGCAGCCGGGTCTCCAGATCGGGCAGCGGGCGCAGAGCCAGAACCGGCACCAGAAGGGCGAGGGACCAGGCTAGGGCCGCGTCGGGATGTACTACCGCCCCCGCAGTGACCACCGCGATAGGTAGCAGGAACCAGCCCTGCCCGAAGCTCATGAACCCGGCCAGGAGCACGATGGTGAGGGACTGAAGGACCACAAGAGCAATACCGGCCGCGATGGGCCGCTGGCATGCCTGCCGGTAGACGCGAAGGTACCCCAGCGCCAGGCCTACGTAGGTTGCCAGCAGCGGGAGACTGGGCAGGCCGACCGCCAGGAGAAGCCAGTAGGTCATGGCCCCCAGGCTCACAAGCGCCAACATCCGGACAGCGCCGGCCCGCAATCCTATCCAGCTTGCCTGAGCGAACCGTCTATCCTCTGACGTTCCTCCGGGAGTTGGCATGTGCATGCCTCCGAAGCACCCCAGTACGCTGCAGCAGTCCCATCGTACCCCCGATGGTCCATTGGTGCACCTGGGAGATTGCCGCAGTTGCCCAGGGTCAGGGCAGCGATCTCGTCAGCACCATTACCATCCGCCCTTCGCCGAGCTCGGGGAAACCGAGGATCAACGCGAGCGTCAGCGCAGTCACATACCCCAGACTAGCTTAGCATCGCCCGCCTCCTGGGAGTATACTCCGGCCGCAGCCAACCCCAATGGAGGTACACCCTCATGCCCAAGATCACCTTCATCGGCGCCGGTAGCCTTGGCTTCACCCGCGGCTTGGTGCGCGATGTCCTCACCTTCCCTCTGCTCGAGGGGTCCACCATCAGCCTAATGGACATAGACGACGAGCGCCTGGATTTCGCATACCGCGCCGTCAGCCGTATCGTCGAGGCCGGGGGCTATCCGGCCAGGATAGAGGCCACCACCGACCGCGCTGAGGCCCTCGCCGGGGCCGATGCCGTCCTTTGCACCATCCTAGCCGCGCCGGTGAGCGTCTGGCGCCACGACATCGAAATCCCAATGAAGTACGGTGTGGACATCAACGTGGGCGACACGCGAGGCCCAGCGGGCATCTTCCGGGCCCTGCGCACCATCCCAGTGATGCTGGATATCGTCAAGGACATGGAACGTATATGCCCTAAAGCTATCCTCCTCAACTACACCAACCCTATGGCCATGCTGTGTCGGGCCATGCAGAGGGAGTCGTTCATCAAGCTTTCGGGGCTATGCCACAGCGTGCAGGGCACGGCAGAGATGCTGGCCCAGTGGATCGGGGCGCCTATGGACGAGATCACCTACACCTGCGCCGGGATCAACCACCAGTCCTTCTTCCTGGAGTACCGCTGGAAGGGCGAGGATGCCTACCCTCTCATCCGCAGGGCGGTCGAGAGGCCAGAGATCTACAACCACGAGATCGTCCGCAACGAGCTCTTCCGCTTCACCGGCTACTACGTCACCGAGTCCAGCGGCCATAACTCGGAGTACAACTGGTGGTTCCGCAAGCGGCCCGACCTGATCGAGAAGTACTGCATTGACGGAACCGGCTGGAACCCGGGCGAGCACGCCTACGTGCTGAAGCGCTATCTGGAGCGGGAGGGCACCTGGCGCGACGACTTTCGCACCTGGATCGATCCCAGCCACCCGATCTCCCTTGAGCGGGGCCACGAATACGCCGCCCACATCATCAATGCCTACCTGGGCGGCGAGCCCTACCGCTTTAATGGCAATGTGCCCAACACCGGCATCATCACCAACCTGCCGCCCGAAGTCTGCGTGGAGGTGCCCGTGTACGCCGACCGCAACGGGTTCAACCCCATTCATGTAGGTGCCCTGCCGCCGCAGTGCGCTGCGCTCGTGAGCGCTAATGTGGCTTCCGAGGAGATGGCGGTGGAAGCAGCGCTCACGGGGGATCCAGTGCTGGCTTACCAGGCCATTGCTTACGACCCCCTGACCGCAGCTGTCCTATCCTTAGCCGAGATCAAGGAGATGGTTCGAGAGCTGTTCCAAGTCAACGAGCCTCACCTCCCCCAGTTCCACAGTGTGACCCTATAGGACCTTCGTATATCGCCGGGCGGGCCGGAGCACCGTGGCTCGTCCGGCGGCTAGGCCAGGGCCAGCGTCGCTGCTCCCACTAGAGCAGCTATCACCAGCGCCAGCGGGGCGGTTCGTCGCAGCACCTCGCCCTCGCATCCGGCAGCACCTACAGAGGCACAGCCCACCACCAGCTTTGCCGGAGCAACCATGCTACCAAGCGCCCCGCCGGTGGTCTGGGCAGCCAGGAGCCAAGAGGCGCCCAATCCCAGAAGCGTTGCCATACTCTCCTGGAGGGGTCCGAAGAGCACGTTGGAGCTGGTGTTGCTCCCAGTGGTGAAGGCCCCCAGCATTCCCACCATGGGCGACACTGCGGGGAAGGCCCGGCCAAGTAGAGCGCTGGCCGCTCGGGCCAGCTCCTGGACCATGCCAGTGTGGTCCATCACCATAGCCACCCCGATCATGGAGAGGATCCCGGCCGAGGCGGGCGCAGCCGCGGTGAGCGTCCGCCTGGCCGCACGCTCCAGGTCGCCGCGGGCCAGCCGCCCCACGCCTCTGAAGACGGGGACTGCCAATGCCAGAGCCACGACCATAGCCGTGCCGGGGTGCGACAACCAGTTCATGCTCTTGGTCTCCCCGGCTGGAGTGATCCAGCCTCTTCGAGTGGAGACTTCGGGCAGCGCCACCGCGAATGAAGGCCTCTGCAGCGCCTCGGCCACAGAGGGCACGAAGGCGGGCAGAGCCAGAATCCCGGCCGCCAGGAGGTAGGGGCCGAGGCCCAGTAACACTGCGAAGCCTGCTGGGGCAGCCGGGTTCCGACTGCCCTCCTGCAGGTGTGGTGCGCCCTTTCGACCGAGAAGTAGCACTCCCGCCGCCAGGCCGGCGGCTCCGCCGCCGAGGGCGGCCAGTGGCCTCAAACCGGACAGGACCAAGAGCCCCTGGACGCCCGCCATTGCCAGTCCTACTCCGGTGACCCGCGCCATCCGCCCCTGCAAGCCTACCAGGCGGGCCACCGCCCAACCGGAGACCACGCAGCTGAGTCCCAAAAGGAGAGCGGCCGAGAGCACTAAGTCTCGAGCCGATGCGCTTACGACCGACACTAGAGCCTCGAAAACCACTCCCATGTCGCCAAAGGTGACTGACCAAGCGTGTCCCACCGCGGTAGCCGCCACCGCGGTCACCGGCGACAGACCGAGAGCTACTAGCATGGGAGCGATCACGGCCAAAGGCACGCCGAACCCAGCGATGCCCTCCAGGACCCCGCTCAAGCACCAGGCGAAGAGCAGGGCGGCAGCCGGTCTGTCATCCATCAGTCCCAGAAGCCAACGCTCCAGCCCCTCAATGCCGCCCGCTGCCTGTACCACCCGGTAGAGCAGCAACGCAGCCCAGATTATGTAAAGAATGTAGAGAGATAGAGCAACTCCTCGCGCCTGCGAGACCCAGAACACCTGCCAAGTGAGGCCGAAGTGCAGCCACCCCGCCACCACACTCACCGCGAGTCCGGCAGCTCCGGCCTGGGCGCTGCTCCAGCGCCGCCAGAGCATGAGGGCCAGGACAGCCACGATGGGCGCGGAGGCCCACAGAGCTTCCCCGCTCACCGCGGCTCTCCCATGGATCCCAGCGGGCGCCGACTCCATGACCGGCGACGGCGTGGTCGGGGCAAACTAGCCCTCGAATTGTGGGATGTAGTCGCCGTGGGCGGCGATGAGCTCGTCCACCAGGGCGTAGATCTGATCCAGCGTGAGCTCGGCGGCCGTATGAGGGTCGAGCATGGCAGCGTGATAGACGTAGTCCCGGCGGCGTTCCAGGCTGGCCCGGACCGTCAGGTCCTGCACGTTGATGCTGGTGCGCATTAGGGCTGCCAGCTGGGGTGGCAGTTCCCCCACCCTCACCGGCTGCACACCGTTGCCATCTACCAGACAGGGCACCTCAACGCAGCAGCCCCGAGGGAGGTTGTCTATCAACCCGTGGTTCATGACGTTGCCATAGACTACAGTAGGCTGGTTGGTCTCAACGGCGTGGATGATTAGCGTCCCGTACTCGCCCGAGTGGGCCGGAGTCCCTCCCTTCTGCTGTTCCTCCCACTGCTGACGCATCTCGGCGGCCCGCTCTGGGTCGGAGGCCGCCACGCGCTCGATCCGGCGTCGCATCCTCTCCCTTTCGTAGCGCCTGATCTCCTCGGGGTCGGGCGACTCCAGGGCCACCCTCATTTCCTCCCAGTCGGCTATCTGGGCCTCACACCGGCGGGGATACTCGTCCAGCGGCACGCCAAACTGCTCGATGAGGTCCGGCCGATCTCGGCGGATGAAATGGGGCACGTACTCGGCGAAATGCTCGCTGGACTCGGTGACGAAGTAGCCAAGGCGCCGCATCATCTCGAAGCGCACCCGATCGTCATCCGGGGCCCGCCCCTCCTCGACCAGCCGCTTCAGCCTAGGATACAGGTCCTCCCCCCTGCTCTCGAACCGGGTATAGAAGGCCATGTGGTTTATCCCGGCGCAGAAGTAGGTCAGGTCCTCGTAAGGGATGCCCAGGAGCCGGCCCAGGTAGGCTGCGGTCCCCTGAACGCTATGACACAGCCCCACCGTCCGGATCGAGGTGGCGGCGTTCAGGGCCCAGCAGAGCATGGCCATGGGATTGGTGTAGTTGATGAGGAGGGCCCGCGGGCAGCCCTCCTCCATGTCCCTGGCGATGTCGAGCAGCACCGGAATGGTGCGCAGGGCGCGCATGATGCCGCCGATTCCCAGGGTATCGCCGATGGTCTGACGTAGCCCGTACTTCTTGGGGATCTCGAAATCCACCACCGTAGCCGGGCGGTAGCCGCCTACCTGGATCATGTTGACCACGTAGTCTGCCCCATGCAGGGCGCGGCGCCGTTCAGTAGTCGCCTCGATTCGAGGCCGGGCTCCTGCTTGCTCTGCCACCCGGTGGGCGACGATCTCCGATGTGCGCAGCCTCTCGGGGTCTATGTCCATGAGGGCAATGGTTACGTCGTGCAGTTCCGGGAAAGTGAAGGTGTCTCGCAGCAGATTGCGGGCGAATACCGTGCTACCAGCGCCGATGAATGCTACCTTGGCCATGAACCATCCCCCTTGCCACCACGGGCTCGATCGCCAGCCCCATTCCCCTGGCGCAGAACGGCATCCCGGAGAAATCGGTGCCGGACGGGGCCGCTCCGGGCTACCCGGGGTAGGTGCCCTCCAGGAGGTCACGGGCAAAGCGGCGCACCTCCTGCACCGACCCGTCCGAGCTGGCGATCCTGGCTATCAGTGCGCTTCCGACGATAGCGGCATCGGCCAGACCGCGCAAGGCCCGAACCTGAGCCGCATGCCCTATCCCAAACCCGAGTGCCAACGGACTGCCGGATTCGCGCCTCACTCTCCGCACCAGATCCGGCACGTCCTCGGGCAAGGGCTCTCGCGCTCCCGTCACTCCCTGCCTGGTGACTACGTATAGAAAGCCGGTGGCCCGACGGTCCTGCAGCCGTATCCTTGCCGGTGGGGTCGTAGGAGCCACCAGCGGCACTACCCCCAAGCCGGCCTCGCGGCAGGGGCCGTCAAGCTCCTCCGCCTCCTCCAGAGGGAGATCCGGCACGATGAGACCGTCCACCCCTGCCTGCACCGACGCACGCACGAACGGCATCGGCCCGTACTGGAGCATGGGGTTGAAGTACCCCATGAAGAGCAGTGGAATGCGCCTATCGTGCTGACGCAGAGCAGTCGCTACCTGAAGGCATACCTCTGTCGTCACCCCGTTGCCCAGAGCGACGGAGGCCGCCGCCTGTATCGTGGGTCCGTCCGCCAACGGATCGCTGAACGGGATGCCCAGCTCGATGCCGTCCACACCCAGTTCCATGAGGGCCTGGCCCATCTCGACCGTGGCGGCCACCGACGGGAAGCCCACGGTCAGGTAGAGCAAGAGGGCCAGCCGGCCTTCCTCCCGGCATGCGTGCAGCCGCTGCCGCAGTCTGGTCACGGTACCTTCACTGCCCATGACCACCCTCCAGTGCCGCGCCCGCCGTCTCCAAGTCCTTGTCGCCCCTTCCAGATAGGTTGACGAGGACCGCCATGCTCGAGGACAGCTCCTGGGCCAGAGAGATCGCCACGGCCACGGCATGGGCGGATTCTAGTGCTGGGATGATGCCCTCCAACTGACAGAGCAGGCGGAATGCGTCTAGGGCCTGCCGGTCGGTGGCGTACGTGTACTCCACCCGGCCCGTCTCGCGGAGATAGGCGTGTTCCGGCCCTACGCCCGGGTAGTCGAGACCGGCGGACACGGAGTGAGTGTCGAGTACCTGCCCATCGGGCGACTGCAGAACGTAGGACCTGGTCCCGTGTAGCACACCCACCCTTCCCCGTAGGGGGTCGGCGAAGCGGGAGGCGTGCCGCCCAGTGTCTATCCCTGCGCCACCGGCTTCCACCCCTACCATCCGCACCGGGTCATTCAGGAAGGGATGGAACAGGCCGATGGAGTTCGACCCGCCCCCTACGCAAGCCACCAGGACGTCCGGCAGACGGCCCAGAGCCTCAAGGGACTGAGTTCGAGCCTCCCGACCGATCACGGACTGAAACTCCCGCACCATGAGCGGATAGGGGTGCGGGCCCAACGCCGATCCCAGCAGGTAGTGAGTCCGCCGTACGTTGGTAACCCAGTCGCGGATGGCCTCGTTGATCGCTTCTTTCAGCGTGGCGGAGCCGACGTCCACGGGCCGCACATCGGCCCCCAGGAGTTGCATGCGCCGGACGTTGGGCGCCTGGCGCAACATGTCCGTACGGCCCATGTACACGGTGCACTCCATCCCCAGCAGTGCCGCCACGGTCGCCGTCGCCACGCCGTGCTGCCCGGCACCGGTCTCGGCCACTAGCCTGCCCTTGCCCATGCGCTCCGCCAGTAGGCCCTGCCCCAGGGCGTTGTTGATCTTGTGCGCCCCGGTGTGAGTCAGGTCCTCTCGCTTGAGGAATATGTCCCCTAACCCAGAGTGCCGGCTGAGCCGAGAGGCATGGTACAGCGGAGTCGGCCTGCCGACGTAGTCCCGCAGCAGCGAGGCGAGCCGGAGCTGGAACTGCTGATCCTCCCGGGCGCATGCGAAGGCATCGGCCACCTCGTCCAGGGCCGGGACCAGTGACTCCGGCACATAACGACCTCCATAACGACCATACCAGCCGGTTTCTCCAGAGCTCTCTCTCCGGCCGCTGCCGGGTACAGCGGCAAGCTCTCTCACTTCAGCTCTCACGGTCAGCGCTCCTTACTGCATGTACGAACAGAGCCATCTGCTCTTCGTCCTTGATCCCCGGGGCCTGCTCCACCCCGCTGGCCACGTCCACAGCGTATGGATGTACTTCTCCTATGGCCTGGGCGACGTTAGCCGCGCTCAGCCCACCGGCCAGGATGAGCCGCCCGGTGCGAGCTAGTCTCGATGCCAGTGCCCAGTCCGCCCGCAAGCCCGTGCCACCGAGGCTGGTCGGATGATAGCCATCGAGGAGATGAGCGTAGACCCCTTCCACCTGCTCCAGCCCGGGCGGCTCCTCCCCCGGCCGGCATCTCAGAGCCAGGATCGCGGGCACCGGCAGTCGAGCCATTGACGGCGCATTTGTGAAGGCCCGCCCCAGGTGCATCTGCACCAGGTCCAGCCCACACTGCTGCACGATGCCCTCCACCGTCTTTCGGTCCATGGGCCCAAACACGCCTACCAGGCGTACGGGCGGAGATCCCGAACGCCGTGCTTCATCGTGAGCCGCCTCGACGAGGCCGCGGGCTCGGGCCGGGCTGATGCAGCGGGGCGTGCCCGGGACGAAGTTGAGTCCCAGGTAGTCCACTCCCAGCCTGACCGCCAAGCGTACGTCCTCCTCTCGGCGGAACCCGCAGAACTTCACTCTGGTCATGCCTAAGCCTCCCGCAGGCAGCGAAGGGTCTGGACGACGTCGTGGCTTCGCACAAGCGACTCGCCCACCAGCACCGCGTCCGCCCCGGCGCGGGCGACGGTGCGCACGTCATCGGGGCTCTTGATCCCGCTCTCGCTCACGACCACGCCCAGGCGGGCGGCACGCGGGCCCAGCCGGATCGTCGTCGTCAAGTCCACCCCGAACGTGCGGAGGTCGCGGTTGTTGATGCCGATCACTTTCGGCCGGAGCGCTGCCACCCTATCCAGCTCGGCCTCATCGTGGATCTCGACGAGAGCGCTCATGCCCAGTCCGGTTGCCAGGCCGTACAGCGACTCTAGCTCTTCGTCGGTGAGGCAGGCGGCAATTAGGAGTACCGCATCGGCGCCTGCCGCTCGGGCCTGGTAGACCTGGTAGGGAGTCAGGATGAAGTCCTTGAGCAGGACCGGAAGTCGGCTCTCCCCCGTCAGCGCCCTCCGCACCTCGATGAGGTCAGCTATGCTTCCGGCGAAATGATCCGGCTCGGTGATCACCGAGACCGCTGCCGCGCCGCCCGAGACGTAGGCCCGGGCCAGAGCGGCCGGCTGTAGGTCGGGGCGGATGTCGCCGGCCGAGGGCGATCGCCGCTTCACCTCTGCGATGATCGAGACCCCGGGAAGTGTAGTCAGAGCTGTCGCCAAGTCCTGCGAAGGGACGCATACGGCGCAGGCCTCGGCGCGGACGCGCTCCTCGGCCTCTGTGCCGATCAGGGCCCTCAGGCTCTCCCTGCGCTGCTGGGCTATCCTCTCCAGGATCAAGGTGCCGCCTCCGTCAGAGTCCGCGATAGGGAGATCAGCGCTTCCAGCCTCTCGGCAGCGTGCCCAGTGTCTATGGACTGCGTCGCCAGGGGCAGGGCTTCGCCGATGCTGTCTGCCTGCCCGGCGACATAGAGTGCAGCAGCGGCGTTGAGAACCACGATATCGCGCTGGGGGCCACGCTCCCCAGACAAGACGCTCCGGGCGATGCCGGCATTGGTGGCGGGGTCCCCGCCCAGCAGATCCGACCGGGAGGCTCGGGGCAGGCCCAGGCCCTCAGGGTACAGGCGGTAAGTTCGCACTTCGCCGTTGTGCATCTCCGAGATGACGCTGCCACCTGCGGTGGTGAGCTCGTCGAGGCCGTCATCCCCGTGAACCACCAGGGCTCTGGATACACCCAGCCCTGCCATCACGGTGGCGATGATTTCGGTCAGTGAACGGTCAAAGACCCCCACGACCTGAAACGGTACCTGAGCCGGATTGGCAAGGGGGCCGAGAAGGTTGAACACGGTGCGGACCCCTAGTTCGCGCCGTGGTCCCATGGCGTGCGCCATGGCGGGGTGAAGCATGGGTGCAAACATGAATCCGATCCCCACCTGGTCCACACAGCGGGCCACCTGCTCCGCCGTCAGAGAGAGATTGACCCCCAATGCCTCCAGCACGTCAGCGCTGCCACACGTGCTGGAGATGCTCCGATTGCCATGTTTGGCCACCGGCACCCCGGCACCGGCCACCACGAAGGCGCTGATGGTCGAGATGTTGAACGTCCCGGCCATGTCCCCGCCGGTTCCGCAGGTGTCCACACAGCCATGCCGGACCGGCGTAACCGCGGTGGCACTAGCGCGCATGGCGCGGGCGCACCCCAGTATCTCGTCCGCCGTCTCTCCCTTGGTCCTCAGCGAGGCCAGGAAAGCACCGATCTGGGCCTGGGTAGCGCTCCCGGTGAAGATGTCGCCCATGGCTGCTTCCGCTTCGTCACTGCTGAGGCTCTCCAGGCGCATCATCCTGCCCACAGCGTGTCTTATGGCGTCCATCTACTCACTCCTATCAGGTGCCGAGCACACCGGCGTGCCGATGGGCTCAGGTGTACCCATCGCCGCTCGACCGGAGCCAACGCGCGCGTGCGGCTGACTGACGTTGAGGAAGTTGCGCAGCAGGTCTTTGCCCCCCTCGGTGAGAATGGACTCGGGGTGGAACTGAACCCCGTAAGTGGGGTGCCTGCGGTGCTCGAGGCCCATGATCTCGCCATCCTCCGACCAGGCCGTGATCTTGAGTGCCGGAGGCACCGGGGGCAGCACCGCCAGGGAGTGGTACCGGGTGGCCACAAAGGGGCTGCTGAGGCCAGCGAGGATGCCATCGCCCCGGTGTCGTACCTGGGAGGTCTTGCCGTGCATCAGCCGCTTGGCGCCAGCGACGAGGCCTCCGAAGGCGCGTCCCAAGCACTGGTGCCCCAGACAGACGCCCAGAATGGGCACTTCGCCGCTTAGCGCCAGGATCAGGTCCAGGCTGACGCCGGCGTCGTGAGGAGTGCCCGGGCCGGGGGAGATCACCACATGGGAGGGGCTGAGGGCCCGAGCCTGCTCTACGGTGATCTGGTCGTTGCGGTGGACCACGAGCTCGGCGCCCAGTTCCCCGAGGTATTGCACCAAGTTGTAGGTAAACGAGTCGTAGTTGTCTATTACCAGTATCACTTCTGCCTCCTCAGGCGGTTCCGGCCAGATCCAGGGCCGATAGGAGAGCCGCCGCCTTACTCAATGTCTCCTGGTACTCCGATGCGGGCACGGAGTCGGCGACAATGCCGGCGCCGGCTTGAACATAGGCCCTGCCGCCGGTCATGAGCAGGGTACGGAGGGTGATGCAGGTGTCCAGGTTGCCATTGGCGTCCAGGTAACCTACAGCTCCGCCGTAGGGGCCGCGGCGGGTCGGTTCGAGCTCATCAATGATCTCCATGGCCCGCACCTTGGGTGCACCGCTGAGAGTGCCCGCTGGCAGACATGCCGCCAGCAGATCGACGGCGTCGCGGTCCTCCCGCAGCCGCCCCTCTACGGTCGAGGCCAGGTGCATGACATGGGAGAAGCGCTCCACATAGAGCAGCCGGGGCACCGAGACCGTCCCGTACTGGCAGACACGACCTAGGTCATTGCGGGCGAGGTCCACCAGCATGATGTGCTCGGCCCGTTCCTTAGGATCGACGCTCA encodes:
- a CDS encoding tryptophan synthase subunit alpha; its protein translation is MGSEGTVTRLRQRLHACREEGRLALLLYLTVGFPSVAATVEMGQALMELGVDGIELGIPFSDPLADGPTIQAAASVALGNGVTTEVCLQVATALRQHDRRIPLLFMGYFNPMLQYGPMPFVRASVQAGVDGLIVPDLPLEEAEELDGPCREAGLGVVPLVAPTTPPARIRLQDRRATGFLYVVTRQGVTGAREPLPEDVPDLVRRVRRESGSPLALGFGIGHAAQVRALRGLADAAIVGSALIARIASSDGSVQEVRRFARDLLEGTYPG
- a CDS encoding response regulator, producing the protein MPTPGGTSEDRRFAQASWIGLRAGAVRMLALVSLGAMTYWLLLAVGLPSLPLLATYVGLALGYLRVYRQACQRPIAAGIALVVLQSLTIVLLAGFMSFGQGWFLLPIAVVTAGAVVHPDAALAWSLALLVPVLALRPLPDLETRLLVLSLMLTGGVISLGFRELRAHLEAAWQMAATACDLARQVQERQAELNRAVKTLQLTNHLLQSSNRELEIARREADEGQRLKAQFAATVSHELRTPLSVILGFTDVMTRSPELYAGAFDSPRLCRDVAEIRRAARYLADLVDDILDLARIDALSMPISRTRASLAPVLEEAVTTVKAMLQGRPVTLTTSIEPDLPELYLDQGRISQVVLNLLTNAARFTDEGTIHLAARVVGREVVVSVSDTGVGIAEEQIPHIFDAFYQVNLSEGGRTQGKGLGLAIAKRLIQLHDGRIWCESRLGSGSTFHFALPISPRSVSRLARGSEAGLPGGHRLPCILVLDESPLAAAYLRRHLEGYEVLWSASSDEAEVLLHQRRPHAVVVNSAAPGPVRQSVSALVPKGVPLLSLPLPCEHWLRQDERFDHSFAKPLSLEQLAEALRGLPAGRDVLVVDDDRSFVAFMRRALESVAPDRRVHAAHDERGALAAVQKYRPGLVLLDLVMPVADGFTVAEAIRREVPGNDVRIAAVTGAGPAVDAVGTNGHELLLSLGRGFRADEVHSLMRSVLESIRPSYV
- a CDS encoding phosphoribosylanthranilate isomerase, giving the protein MTRVKFCGFRREEDVRLAVRLGVDYLGLNFVPGTPRCISPARARGLVEAAHDEARRSGSPPVRLVGVFGPMDRKTVEGIVQQCGLDLVQMHLGRAFTNAPSMARLPVPAILALRCRPGEEPPGLEQVEGVYAHLLDGYHPTSLGGTGLRADWALASRLARTGRLILAGGLSAANVAQAIGEVHPYAVDVASGVEQAPGIKDEEQMALFVHAVRSADRES
- the melA gene encoding alpha-galactosidase, with product MPKITFIGAGSLGFTRGLVRDVLTFPLLEGSTISLMDIDDERLDFAYRAVSRIVEAGGYPARIEATTDRAEALAGADAVLCTILAAPVSVWRHDIEIPMKYGVDINVGDTRGPAGIFRALRTIPVMLDIVKDMERICPKAILLNYTNPMAMLCRAMQRESFIKLSGLCHSVQGTAEMLAQWIGAPMDEITYTCAGINHQSFFLEYRWKGEDAYPLIRRAVERPEIYNHEIVRNELFRFTGYYVTESSGHNSEYNWWFRKRPDLIEKYCIDGTGWNPGEHAYVLKRYLEREGTWRDDFRTWIDPSHPISLERGHEYAAHIINAYLGGEPYRFNGNVPNTGIITNLPPEVCVEVPVYADRNGFNPIHVGALPPQCAALVSANVASEEMAVEAALTGDPVLAYQAIAYDPLTAAVLSLAEIKEMVRELFQVNEPHLPQFHSVTL
- a CDS encoding L-lactate permease, which translates into the protein MSGEALWASAPIVAVLALMLWRRWSSAQAGAAGLAVSVVAGWLHFGLTWQVFWVSQARGVALSLYILYIIWAALLLYRVVQAAGGIEGLERWLLGLMDDRPAAALLFAWCLSGVLEGIAGFGVPLAVIAPMLVALGLSPVTAVAATAVGHAWSVTFGDMGVVFEALVSVVSASARDLVLSAALLLGLSCVVSGWAVARLVGLQGRMARVTGVGLAMAGVQGLLVLSGLRPLAALGGGAAGLAAGVLLLGRKGAPHLQEGSRNPAAPAGFAVLLGLGPYLLAAGILALPAFVPSVAEALQRPSFAVALPEVSTRRGWITPAGETKSMNWLSHPGTAMVVALALAVPVFRGVGRLARGDLERAARRTLTAAAPASAGILSMIGVAMVMDHTGMVQELARAASALLGRAFPAVSPMVGMLGAFTTGSNTSSNVLFGPLQESMATLLGLGASWLLAAQTTGGALGSMVAPAKLVVGCASVGAAGCEGEVLRRTAPLALVIAALVGAATLALA
- a CDS encoding alpha-glucosidase/alpha-galactosidase, which codes for MAKVAFIGAGSTVFARNLLRDTFTFPELHDVTIALMDIDPERLRTSEIVAHRVAEQAGARPRIEATTERRRALHGADYVVNMIQVGGYRPATVVDFEIPKKYGLRQTIGDTLGIGGIMRALRTIPVLLDIARDMEEGCPRALLINYTNPMAMLCWALNAATSIRTVGLCHSVQGTAAYLGRLLGIPYEDLTYFCAGINHMAFYTRFESRGEDLYPRLKRLVEEGRAPDDDRVRFEMMRRLGYFVTESSEHFAEYVPHFIRRDRPDLIEQFGVPLDEYPRRCEAQIADWEEMRVALESPDPEEIRRYERERMRRRIERVAASDPERAAEMRQQWEEQQKGGTPAHSGEYGTLIIHAVETNQPTVVYGNVMNHGLIDNLPRGCCVEVPCLVDGNGVQPVRVGELPPQLAALMRTSINVQDLTVRASLERRRDYVYHAAMLDPHTAAELTLDQIYALVDELIAAHGDYIPQFEG
- the trpB gene encoding tryptophan synthase subunit beta; the encoded protein is MTVRAEVRELAAVPGSGRRESSGETGWYGRYGGRYVPESLVPALDEVADAFACAREDQQFQLRLASLLRDYVGRPTPLYHASRLSRHSGLGDIFLKREDLTHTGAHKINNALGQGLLAERMGKGRLVAETGAGQHGVATATVAALLGMECTVYMGRTDMLRQAPNVRRMQLLGADVRPVDVGSATLKEAINEAIRDWVTNVRRTHYLLGSALGPHPYPLMVREFQSVIGREARTQSLEALGRLPDVLVACVGGGSNSIGLFHPFLNDPVRMVGVEAGGAGIDTGRHASRFADPLRGRVGVLHGTRSYVLQSPDGQVLDTHSVSAGLDYPGVGPEHAYLRETGRVEYTYATDRQALDAFRLLCQLEGIIPALESAHAVAVAISLAQELSSSMAVLVNLSGRGDKDLETAGAALEGGHGQ